Proteins found in one Nitratiruptor sp. SB155-2 genomic segment:
- a CDS encoding molybdopterin synthase catalytic subunit, whose protein sequence is MLELYPGQLDVDKIFSRWRKWGETKNYGAFITFVGIVREENGIEALSFDIYEPILKKWFDTWQERAKQKGAYVCMAHSIGNVPVHTSSYMSAVFSPKRRVALELIDEFVEDFKANAPIWKYDVKQGERIYARDRSQKIRGSGLLDSL, encoded by the coding sequence ATGCTTGAACTCTACCCTGGACAGTTGGATGTGGACAAAATCTTTTCTCGTTGGAGGAAATGGGGAGAGACGAAAAACTATGGCGCCTTTATCACTTTTGTAGGCATCGTCCGGGAAGAAAACGGGATAGAAGCGCTCAGTTTTGATATCTATGAGCCGATTTTGAAAAAGTGGTTCGATACATGGCAAGAACGAGCGAAGCAAAAAGGGGCGTATGTGTGTATGGCCCACTCTATAGGAAATGTGCCAGTCCACACCTCCAGCTACATGTCCGCTGTCTTTAGCCCCAAAAGGAGGGTTGCTTTGGAGCTCATCGACGAGTTTGTAGAAGATTTCAAGGCAAACGCTCCTATCTGGAAATATGACGTGAAACAGGGTGAGCGAATCTATGCAAGAGACCGTTCCCAAAAAATCAGGGGAAGCGGCCTTCTAGACAGCCTCTAA
- a CDS encoding MoaD/ThiS family protein, whose product MVTVEFLGPIKREPVKIEAKTLADVAKELKKDPELQKWLSECAVAVNDTLIEKSDIKLKEGDRITLLPPVCGG is encoded by the coding sequence ATGGTAACAGTAGAATTTTTAGGTCCGATTAAGCGAGAACCTGTGAAGATCGAGGCAAAAACCCTTGCGGATGTAGCAAAAGAGCTTAAAAAAGATCCCGAGCTGCAAAAGTGGCTTAGTGAATGTGCTGTCGCTGTCAATGATACATTGATCGAAAAAAGTGATATCAAACTCAAAGAGGGAGATCGTATCACTCTTCTTCCTCCAGTCTGTGGAGGGTGA
- a CDS encoding MqnA/MqnD/SBP family protein, which yields MIIGKIEYINLLPFHVFLKKRLRAPTDKKAWMYHQGVPSVINRKFQKGKVEAAMVSSIVSQRYRCSDFGIVADKKVLSVLVCPGKTLPDQASDTSNILAKILKMQGEVVIGDRALQRRKKQKCQDLAKLWYENFGLPFVFARFCYRKKSKQYEKLTKAFLQSHVKIPTYIIRGHMKRSGLSFQEINDYLTLIRYNVGIREKRSLKKFLKLAKKIRK from the coding sequence ATGATAATAGGGAAAATCGAATACATCAATCTTTTACCCTTCCATGTTTTTCTCAAAAAAAGATTACGAGCACCTACAGACAAAAAAGCGTGGATGTATCACCAAGGGGTTCCCTCTGTAATCAATAGAAAATTTCAAAAAGGAAAAGTGGAAGCGGCTATGGTATCCAGTATCGTTTCACAAAGATATCGATGCAGTGACTTTGGTATCGTGGCAGATAAAAAGGTTTTAAGCGTGCTTGTCTGCCCGGGTAAAACGCTTCCTGACCAAGCCTCCGATACATCCAACATCCTTGCAAAGATCCTAAAAATGCAAGGAGAAGTGGTCATAGGAGACAGAGCCCTGCAAAGGAGAAAAAAGCAAAAATGCCAAGACCTTGCAAAACTTTGGTATGAAAACTTTGGTCTCCCTTTCGTTTTTGCCAGATTTTGCTACAGAAAAAAAAGCAAACAGTATGAAAAACTGACCAAAGCGTTTTTACAAAGCCATGTAAAAATTCCAACCTATATCATACGAGGACATATGAAGCGGTCTGGTCTCAGCTTTCAAGAGATTAACGACTATTTAACGTTGATACGTTATAATGTAGGAATACGGGAAAAACGATCGCTCAAAAAATTTCTGAAACTGGCAAAAAAGATTCGAAAATGA
- a CDS encoding cytochrome-c peroxidase, which translates to MKKLFFFFIPLLLLAFEPIKPIPEHISYNKQKALLGKYLFFDPILSKNRKISCSSCHDFNHGGADPRPVSVGVGGKKGKVNSPTVYNAYFNFRQFWNGRARDLKDQANGPVHAPNEMAMDAKEIEKRLNNNPFYKKLFKKVYHTDHIKYWMVLDAIAEFEKALITPDSKFDLYLKGKAKLSPLEKKGYILFKQLGCITCHNGINIGGNSFQKIGAVKPYDKPAVGDRYEVTKRAFDRYRYKVPSLRNIALTAPYFHDGSVKTLDEAVEKMAYHNLGFKLSPEEKKAIVAFLKTLTGKKPKILEQ; encoded by the coding sequence ATGAAGAAATTGTTCTTTTTTTTTATACCTCTGCTCCTCTTGGCATTCGAGCCCATTAAACCTATTCCAGAACATATTTCTTACAACAAACAAAAAGCACTTTTAGGAAAATATCTTTTCTTCGATCCCATTCTTTCCAAAAACAGAAAAATCAGCTGTTCTAGCTGTCATGACTTCAATCATGGAGGGGCTGACCCAAGACCGGTCTCTGTAGGGGTGGGTGGCAAAAAAGGAAAAGTCAATTCCCCGACCGTTTATAACGCCTACTTCAATTTTAGGCAATTTTGGAACGGAAGAGCGAGAGATCTCAAAGATCAGGCAAACGGGCCGGTCCATGCTCCCAACGAGATGGCTATGGACGCAAAAGAGATCGAAAAAAGGCTTAACAACAACCCCTTTTACAAGAAACTTTTCAAAAAGGTTTATCATACCGATCATATCAAATACTGGATGGTGCTCGATGCGATAGCCGAATTTGAAAAAGCCCTGATCACGCCCGATTCAAAGTTTGATCTTTATCTCAAAGGCAAAGCAAAACTTTCACCCTTGGAAAAGAAAGGGTATATTCTTTTCAAGCAGCTTGGATGTATCACCTGCCACAACGGCATCAATATCGGAGGGAACTCCTTTCAAAAAATCGGTGCCGTAAAACCGTATGACAAGCCGGCAGTCGGTGACAGATACGAAGTAACAAAAAGAGCATTTGACCGCTACAGATACAAAGTCCCCAGCCTTCGCAATATCGCTCTCACTGCTCCCTATTTTCATGACGGTTCGGTTAAAACACTGGATGAAGCGGTAGAGAAAATGGCTTATCACAACCTGGGATTTAAACTCTCTCCCGAAGAAAAAAAAGCGATCGTCGCTTTTTTGAAAACATTAACTGGTAAAAAACCGAAGATTTTAGAGCAATGA
- a CDS encoding EAL domain-containing protein, with product MSTKKRVLFSILLGITIIGLFFYFQHFSKRYFEERNHILYHLDRFQTLETKLQYEVLETSFFLYKNFDKIVHTVKELEAQQRNFEHDHLPYLPQTLKKDYRNYKKTSKKVKSTIFDFETVNSTIKNSLTYLTTLMKKIPNFENMHPQFNRYEQTVVSAISNVILAKSSFDKDFLHEIKKDYTELQKYHFKDQNLQRFHEVLLAHINIFLQNFPAYTKHLDTILQNLPQKSIEIFRKDFEKIYQEKLQTITLLYAIFVALFLFTVVYNIYLILLLDKENRELDRLARIDTLTGLYNRNSFFIEKRKYKNPALILINIDRFKHFNDIYGTEIGDCILQSVANTIKNYVKNISSAKVFRVGGDDFAIVLERDGIDLEKIACKINRLFQRKPIICRNLEIFVTASIGISTSRPLLETADIALKEVKKNPQKTCLYYTPSHNLLEKVNKNLQMTNVLIDGVKNGKILPFYQAIVDIRNDQIVKYEALARIKTEKGTESIYPYLKLAKEIKLYKSITKMIFLRSFATMNDKDASFSLNISIDDIIDPDFTNMLEELFQMYPNIKNRVTFEILESASISDYEIVKEFIKKVKSFGAKIAIDDFGSGYSNFEHLLNLQIDYIKIDGSLIKNIHKDKNAKLIVWMIVNFAQAADIKTVAEFVHSKEVYEVIKELGVDYAQGFYLHEPSPTID from the coding sequence ATGAGTACCAAAAAAAGAGTTCTTTTTTCTATCCTTCTTGGAATCACCATCATAGGACTCTTTTTCTATTTTCAACATTTCTCCAAGCGCTATTTCGAAGAGCGCAACCATATTCTATATCATTTGGATCGTTTCCAGACACTCGAAACAAAGTTACAGTACGAAGTTTTGGAAACATCTTTTTTTCTTTATAAGAATTTTGACAAAATTGTTCATACGGTCAAAGAGCTAGAAGCGCAGCAAAGAAATTTCGAACATGACCACTTGCCGTATCTGCCTCAAACACTGAAAAAAGATTACCGAAACTATAAAAAAACAAGTAAAAAAGTGAAAAGTACGATTTTCGATTTTGAAACGGTCAATTCAACGATCAAAAATTCGTTGACCTATCTCACTACTTTGATGAAGAAAATACCAAACTTTGAAAATATGCACCCACAATTCAATAGATATGAACAGACTGTTGTAAGCGCTATATCCAATGTGATTTTGGCAAAAAGCAGCTTTGATAAAGATTTTTTGCATGAGATAAAAAAAGATTATACAGAGCTTCAAAAGTATCACTTCAAAGATCAAAATCTTCAACGATTTCATGAAGTATTGCTGGCACATATCAATATTTTTCTACAAAATTTCCCGGCATATACAAAACATCTTGATACCATTCTTCAAAATCTGCCCCAAAAGTCCATAGAGATTTTTAGAAAAGATTTCGAAAAGATCTATCAAGAAAAGCTGCAAACGATTACGCTCCTCTATGCAATTTTTGTAGCCCTATTTCTATTTACAGTCGTTTACAATATCTATCTTATACTATTGCTAGATAAAGAGAACCGAGAACTAGACAGATTGGCAAGAATTGATACGCTAACCGGTCTATACAATAGAAACAGCTTTTTTATCGAAAAAAGGAAATACAAAAATCCAGCTCTTATTTTGATCAATATCGACCGCTTCAAACATTTCAACGATATCTACGGCACTGAGATAGGAGACTGCATTTTACAATCAGTAGCCAATACGATCAAAAATTATGTGAAAAACATATCCAGTGCGAAAGTTTTTCGGGTAGGTGGGGACGATTTCGCAATCGTTTTGGAAAGAGATGGTATAGATTTGGAAAAGATAGCGTGTAAAATCAATCGACTCTTCCAAAGAAAGCCCATTATCTGCCGCAATCTTGAAATATTCGTAACGGCCAGTATAGGGATCTCCACTTCTAGGCCCCTGTTAGAAACCGCAGATATCGCTCTTAAAGAGGTTAAGAAAAACCCACAAAAAACATGCCTCTACTACACGCCATCCCACAATCTTTTAGAGAAAGTGAACAAGAATTTACAGATGACAAATGTTTTGATCGATGGGGTGAAAAATGGAAAAATCCTCCCTTTTTACCAAGCCATCGTAGATATCCGTAACGATCAAATAGTCAAATATGAGGCATTGGCTCGAATTAAAACGGAAAAAGGCACTGAATCGATCTATCCCTACCTGAAATTGGCAAAAGAGATCAAACTGTACAAATCGATCACGAAAATGATCTTTTTGCGAAGTTTCGCTACGATGAACGACAAAGATGCATCGTTTAGTCTCAATATCTCTATAGATGATATTATCGATCCAGATTTTACAAATATGCTCGAAGAGCTTTTCCAGATGTACCCCAACATCAAAAACAGAGTCACCTTTGAAATTTTGGAGTCTGCTTCTATTTCCGATTACGAAATTGTCAAAGAGTTCATCAAAAAAGTGAAAAGTTTTGGGGCAAAAATTGCTATTGATGACTTCGGTAGCGGATACTCCAACTTTGAACATCTGCTCAATCTCCAAATCGATTACATCAAAATTGATGGAAGTCTTATCAAGAATATCCATAAAGACAAAAATGCAAAACTGATTGTATGGATGATTGTCAACTTCGCTCAAGCGGCCGATATCAAAACGGTTGCGGAGTTTGTCCACTCAAAAGAGGTATATGAAGTGATCAAAGAACTTGGAGTCGATTATGCGCAAGGATTCTACCTTCATGAACCCTCGCCCACTATCGATTGA
- a CDS encoding malic enzyme-like NAD(P)-binding protein, with the protein MKTKALQYHKNGKCGKLEICVTKPFATQEDLSLAYTPGVGEVCKEIAKHPESAYEYTTKGNLVAVISNGTAVLGLGDIGALASKPVMEGKAILFKKFAGIDSIDLEVNEKDPQKFVEIVRALTPTFGGINLEDIKAPECFEIEEQLKKSTDIPVMHDDQHGTAIVTTAGLINACKLTGRDIKSLKVVIVGSGAAAIASAKMYRYFGIKEIILIDSQGVVHAKRTDLNKYKAQFAYPKAISREEAFKDADMVLGLSRPGAVRKEDLALMKEAPFVFVCSNPVPEIMPEEVKEIRPRAIIATGRSDFANQVNNVLGFPYLFRGALDTRSSAINYEMMLAAAHALADLAREEVPESVQKIYCKKLTFSNEYIIPTPFDPRLIVHVSMAVAKAAVESGVARKKLDWDHYRHRLEELRRKGC; encoded by the coding sequence TTGAAAACAAAAGCGTTGCAATATCATAAGAATGGAAAATGTGGAAAGTTAGAGATCTGTGTTACAAAACCATTTGCAACGCAAGAAGATTTAAGCCTTGCTTATACACCGGGAGTGGGAGAGGTTTGCAAAGAGATAGCCAAGCATCCTGAAAGTGCTTATGAATATACCACAAAAGGAAATCTGGTTGCAGTCATTTCCAATGGAACTGCCGTTCTTGGTCTTGGCGATATTGGTGCACTTGCTAGCAAGCCTGTTATGGAGGGTAAGGCGATTTTATTTAAAAAATTTGCCGGAATTGACAGTATAGATTTGGAGGTGAACGAGAAAGACCCTCAAAAATTCGTAGAAATTGTACGAGCATTAACCCCCACTTTTGGCGGTATCAACTTGGAAGATATCAAAGCACCAGAATGCTTTGAGATTGAAGAGCAACTCAAAAAGAGTACCGACATTCCTGTTATGCATGATGATCAACATGGGACTGCCATCGTAACGACGGCCGGATTGATTAATGCGTGCAAATTGACAGGACGCGATATCAAATCTTTGAAAGTGGTGATCGTAGGAAGTGGCGCTGCTGCGATTGCAAGTGCAAAGATGTACCGCTATTTTGGAATCAAAGAGATCATTCTCATCGATTCTCAAGGCGTCGTTCATGCGAAACGCACAGATCTTAACAAGTATAAAGCCCAGTTTGCTTATCCAAAAGCGATTTCACGAGAGGAAGCGTTTAAAGATGCGGACATGGTTCTGGGTCTTAGCAGACCGGGAGCCGTGAGAAAAGAGGATTTGGCTCTCATGAAAGAGGCCCCTTTTGTGTTTGTCTGCTCCAATCCCGTTCCTGAAATTATGCCGGAGGAGGTTAAAGAGATACGCCCAAGAGCCATTATCGCCACTGGCAGAAGCGATTTTGCCAATCAGGTGAATAATGTTTTGGGTTTTCCCTATCTCTTTCGGGGAGCACTCGATACAAGAAGTAGCGCAATAAACTATGAGATGATGTTGGCAGCTGCTCATGCTTTGGCGGACCTGGCGAGAGAAGAGGTACCTGAAAGTGTGCAAAAAATTTATTGTAAAAAACTCACATTTTCGAATGAGTATATCATTCCCACCCCTTTTGATCCAAGACTGATCGTTCACGTAAGCATGGCGGTAGCAAAGGCTGCAGTGGAAAGTGGCGTAGCAAGAAAGAAGCTGGATTGGGATCACTACAGACACAGGCTTGAAGAACTTCGAAGAAAAGGGTGCTAG
- the gltX gene encoding glutamate--tRNA ligase — MIVTRFAPSPTGYLHIGGLRTALFNWLWARKNGGKFILRIEDTDLARNSEEATKAILEAFDWVGLDYDGDVAYQSKRFDIYKRYIQKLLDEGKAYYCYMSKEELDRLREEQMKRGERPRYDRRYRDFTGTPPQGVQPVVRIKAPLEGDIVFEDGIKGIVTIKAEELDDFIIARSDGTPTYNFVVAIDDALMGVTDVIRGDDHLYNTPKQIIVYEALGLPIPRFYHVPMILNEQGKKLSKRDGAMDVMEYKKMGYLPEALLNFLVRLGWSHGDQEIFSLQEMKELFDPKDINKSASAYNLSKLQWLNAHYIKNTPNEKLVKLLEEFGLFLSDHDKKEILLDALKERAKTLQELADMAKEILEAPKNYDEKGVKKALKGEWKAILELFLQKLKASDAHLPSDFHAIIEAVVEEKEIGFGKIGQPLRLALLGKMAGPDLSDVMAIIGKEETIARVEKLIKEKGNS; from the coding sequence ATGATCGTTACACGTTTCGCTCCAAGTCCTACAGGGTATCTGCATATCGGAGGACTTCGAACCGCTCTTTTTAATTGGCTGTGGGCGAGAAAAAATGGTGGAAAATTTATTTTGCGTATTGAGGATACTGACCTTGCACGAAATAGTGAAGAGGCCACGAAAGCGATTTTAGAGGCTTTCGATTGGGTAGGGCTCGATTACGATGGTGATGTGGCGTATCAATCCAAACGCTTTGATATCTATAAACGTTATATCCAAAAACTGCTCGATGAAGGGAAGGCCTATTATTGCTATATGAGCAAAGAGGAGCTGGATCGTCTTCGAGAAGAGCAGATGAAAAGAGGGGAGAGGCCCCGATATGATCGAAGATATAGAGATTTCACGGGAACACCGCCACAGGGCGTGCAGCCGGTTGTGCGCATCAAAGCCCCATTGGAAGGAGATATCGTCTTTGAAGATGGTATCAAAGGCATTGTGACTATAAAAGCCGAGGAGCTTGATGATTTTATCATAGCACGAAGCGATGGAACACCGACATACAACTTTGTAGTAGCGATTGATGATGCCTTGATGGGTGTTACCGATGTGATACGGGGAGACGATCATCTCTATAACACGCCAAAACAGATCATTGTATATGAAGCTTTGGGTCTGCCGATTCCGAGATTCTACCATGTGCCGATGATTTTAAACGAACAGGGTAAAAAACTGAGCAAGCGCGATGGTGCCATGGATGTGATGGAGTATAAAAAAATGGGATATCTGCCCGAAGCTCTTTTAAACTTTTTAGTACGCCTCGGGTGGAGCCATGGGGATCAAGAGATTTTTAGTTTGCAAGAGATGAAGGAGCTGTTTGACCCCAAAGATATCAACAAATCGGCTTCTGCGTATAATCTATCCAAACTGCAGTGGCTCAATGCCCACTACATCAAAAATACACCAAATGAGAAGCTCGTGAAGCTTCTTGAAGAGTTTGGTCTCTTTTTATCCGATCACGATAAGAAAGAGATCTTGCTCGATGCTTTGAAAGAGCGGGCAAAAACCCTTCAAGAGCTTGCCGATATGGCAAAAGAGATTTTAGAAGCGCCGAAAAACTACGATGAAAAGGGAGTGAAAAAAGCGCTCAAAGGTGAATGGAAAGCGATTTTGGAACTCTTTTTGCAAAAACTCAAAGCCAGCGATGCTCACCTGCCATCAGATTTTCATGCCATTATCGAGGCAGTAGTCGAGGAAAAAGAGATTGGCTTTGGTAAAATCGGACAGCCTTTACGTCTGGCACTTTTAGGAAAAATGGCAGGACCAGACTTATCAGATGTGATGGCAATTATTGGAAAAGAAGAAACAATTGCTAGAGTTGAGAAGCTCATAAAAGAAAAAGGAAATAGTTGA
- a CDS encoding peptidyl-prolyl cis-trans isomerase, whose amino-acid sequence MKKIALAATLLLTLSYGKIIDGIAVIVNDEPITLYEINKVINTTGLSRREAIQLLIREKLENEQIKKLGVTVDDIELDQALEKIAKQKGTDLFGLQEAIISQGGDWEKFKEGLRKQLLRKKLYAALTRQQTQKLSEKDLKEYYETHKNEFEIAKEADIVKYISPSKEVLAKIAQNPLYQPSNNALLQKGEEKIDLQKVNPQFAYLLNQTPEGSFTKILPMGDKYLLIYIKHKYGKEYIPFEEAKGYILNRLSKTSGVKNVKEYFDKLKASANIKVIRLP is encoded by the coding sequence ATGAAAAAGATCGCCTTGGCAGCCACTTTGCTTCTCACTCTTTCTTATGGGAAAATAATCGATGGCATCGCAGTCATAGTCAACGATGAACCAATAACGCTCTATGAGATCAACAAAGTGATCAATACCACCGGGCTATCCAGAAGAGAGGCGATTCAACTTTTGATACGCGAAAAACTAGAAAATGAACAGATCAAAAAGCTTGGTGTCACAGTGGATGATATCGAGTTGGACCAGGCACTTGAAAAAATTGCGAAACAAAAGGGAACCGATCTTTTTGGACTTCAAGAGGCAATCATCTCCCAAGGAGGCGACTGGGAAAAATTCAAAGAGGGCCTTCGGAAACAGCTACTAAGAAAAAAACTCTATGCCGCTTTGACAAGACAGCAAACCCAGAAACTGAGTGAAAAAGATCTCAAAGAGTATTATGAAACTCACAAGAATGAGTTCGAGATAGCGAAAGAGGCGGATATCGTCAAATACATCTCTCCATCCAAAGAGGTTTTGGCGAAGATTGCACAAAATCCCCTTTACCAGCCAAGTAACAATGCCCTTTTACAAAAAGGTGAAGAGAAGATCGATCTTCAGAAAGTCAATCCACAATTTGCATATCTTCTCAATCAGACACCTGAGGGCTCATTCACCAAGATCTTGCCTATGGGGGATAAATACCTTCTCATCTACATCAAACATAAATATGGGAAAGAGTATATCCCTTTTGAAGAGGCAAAAGGATATATATTAAACAGACTCTCTAAAACAAGCGGTGTGAAAAATGTTAAAGAGTATTTTGATAAACTCAAAGCTTCCGCAAATATCAAAGTAATACGATTACCATAA
- a CDS encoding tetrahydrodipicolinate N-succinyltransferase N-terminal domain-containing protein yields MIQTKDDFFALVNEIQSSAYYKEPLAFGIARVDRGQKNPEKILQATFPFINWKENYGSAAIFQKALHETGKLLNDESEAVYDVTKNFVAEALSYCNPWIEEAIGDAHKNVQVIKYLSTLDEEELANFKIVFLFEDAAPKSVEAVYLKLYALSTGKAALRSVNLNGAFGILHNVAWSGTTPIELDWLRENELELKMSGQYPVIDSVDKFPRFLQHIIPADNTRILDAAKVRMGAQLAAGTTVMPGASYINFNAGTLGPVMVEGRISSSAVVGKGSDVGGGASILGVLSGTSGNPISIGENCLLGANSVTGIPLGNGCIVDAGIAVLEGTKFFMSEADYEKIKEANPEWNAEYKEFFKGRELAGLSGLHFRQDSTSGQMKVFRSNKEVKLNEELH; encoded by the coding sequence ATGATTCAGACAAAAGACGATTTTTTCGCACTGGTTAATGAAATCCAATCAAGTGCATATTACAAAGAGCCTTTGGCTTTTGGTATTGCACGAGTCGATAGAGGGCAAAAAAACCCTGAAAAAATCTTACAAGCAACCTTCCCGTTTATCAACTGGAAAGAGAACTACGGCAGCGCTGCCATTTTTCAAAAAGCGCTGCATGAGACAGGGAAACTACTCAATGATGAGAGTGAAGCGGTTTACGATGTAACGAAAAATTTTGTCGCAGAGGCTCTTAGTTACTGCAATCCTTGGATCGAAGAGGCAATAGGTGATGCACACAAAAACGTACAAGTTATCAAATATTTAAGCACGCTGGATGAAGAAGAGCTTGCAAACTTCAAAATCGTTTTTCTTTTTGAAGACGCGGCGCCCAAAAGCGTTGAAGCAGTCTATCTTAAACTCTACGCCCTCTCTACCGGTAAAGCGGCTCTTCGAAGCGTCAATCTGAATGGGGCATTCGGCATTTTGCACAATGTTGCATGGAGCGGCACCACTCCAATCGAACTTGATTGGTTACGGGAAAACGAGCTTGAACTCAAAATGAGCGGGCAATACCCCGTTATCGATTCAGTAGACAAATTCCCAAGATTTTTGCAGCACATCATCCCTGCGGACAACACAAGAATACTTGATGCTGCCAAAGTGCGCATGGGAGCACAACTTGCTGCAGGAACAACCGTCATGCCAGGAGCGAGCTATATCAACTTCAACGCCGGAACACTAGGTCCGGTCATGGTTGAAGGAAGAATCAGCTCCAGTGCAGTAGTCGGTAAAGGAAGTGATGTAGGTGGCGGAGCGAGCATTCTTGGAGTTCTCAGCGGTACAAGCGGCAATCCTATCAGTATCGGTGAAAACTGTTTGCTTGGTGCGAACTCCGTTACAGGCATTCCATTGGGAAATGGTTGTATCGTAGATGCCGGAATAGCCGTACTGGAAGGAACAAAATTTTTCATGAGTGAAGCGGACTATGAAAAAATCAAAGAGGCAAATCCAGAATGGAACGCAGAATATAAAGAGTTTTTCAAAGGCAGAGAACTCGCAGGACTAAGTGGCTTACATTTCAGACAAGACTCCACCAGTGGTCAGATGAAAGTGTTTCGAAGCAACAAAGAGGTAAAACTCAACGAAGAGCTCCATTAA
- a CDS encoding acetyl-CoA carboxylase biotin carboxylase subunit: MAKLEKILIANRGEIALRAIRTIKEMGKQAIAVYSTADKDAHYLKLADAAICIGGEKSSESYLNIPAIISAAEIAEADAIFPGYGFLSENQQFVEICNLHGIKFIGPSIEVMQLMSDKSKAKEVMKSAGVPVVPGSEGAIKNVEEAKKIAKEIGYPVILKAASGGGGKGMRVVEDESYIENAFLAAESEAISAFGDGTIYMEKFIKKPRHIEVQLLGDSHGNVVHLGERDCSLQRRHQKMLEESPAIFLDEKTRQKLLDVAVKAAKAIRYENAGTIEFLVDNDQNFYFMEMNTRLQVEHPVSEMVSGIDIVEWMIRIAEGERLFDQSEVQLKGHAIECRINAEDPVKFIPSPGKIKTWIAPGGKDVRMDTHVYCNYIVPPYYDSMIAKLIVWGEDRTKAIAKMKRSLEEFEVGGIKTTIDFHKNMMDNPDFVSNDYDTKYIDEKYLK, from the coding sequence ATGGCAAAACTTGAAAAGATATTGATTGCGAATAGAGGAGAGATTGCCCTCAGAGCCATTCGAACCATCAAAGAGATGGGTAAACAGGCGATAGCCGTATATTCTACCGCCGATAAAGATGCACACTATCTCAAGCTTGCCGATGCAGCTATCTGCATAGGGGGTGAAAAGAGTAGCGAAAGCTATCTCAATATCCCTGCCATAATAAGTGCTGCGGAGATTGCCGAAGCTGACGCCATCTTTCCGGGATACGGCTTTTTGAGTGAAAATCAGCAGTTTGTTGAGATATGTAACCTGCATGGTATCAAGTTTATCGGTCCGAGCATCGAAGTGATGCAGCTCATGAGTGATAAAAGCAAGGCTAAAGAGGTGATGAAAAGCGCTGGAGTGCCGGTTGTTCCCGGAAGTGAAGGAGCCATCAAAAACGTGGAAGAGGCAAAAAAGATTGCCAAAGAGATCGGCTATCCCGTTATTTTAAAAGCGGCAAGCGGCGGTGGTGGTAAAGGGATGCGGGTTGTAGAGGATGAAAGCTATATAGAAAACGCATTTTTGGCGGCCGAAAGTGAAGCGATCAGCGCTTTTGGAGATGGAACCATCTACATGGAGAAATTTATCAAAAAACCCCGCCATATAGAGGTGCAGCTACTTGGCGACAGCCATGGGAACGTAGTACATCTTGGTGAAAGAGACTGCTCTTTGCAAAGAAGGCACCAGAAGATGCTGGAAGAGTCTCCGGCAATATTTTTGGACGAGAAGACGCGACAAAAGCTTTTGGATGTAGCCGTGAAAGCGGCGAAAGCGATTCGGTATGAAAATGCCGGAACGATAGAGTTTTTGGTCGATAACGATCAAAATTTTTACTTTATGGAGATGAACACAAGACTCCAAGTTGAGCATCCGGTGAGCGAAATGGTTAGTGGCATAGACATTGTCGAGTGGATGATACGCATCGCTGAGGGTGAGAGACTTTTTGATCAAAGCGAAGTACAACTCAAAGGGCATGCGATAGAGTGTCGAATCAATGCAGAAGATCCTGTGAAGTTCATCCCAAGTCCTGGAAAGATTAAAACATGGATAGCTCCGGGGGGCAAAGATGTTCGCATGGATACCCATGTCTACTGCAACTATATCGTTCCTCCCTATTACGATTCGATGATAGCAAAGTTGATTGTATGGGGAGAGGATCGGACGAAAGCGATCGCAAAAATGAAAAGAAGTTTGGAAGAGTTTGAGGTAGGCGGTATTAAAACAACCATCGATTTTCATAAAAATATGATGGACAATCCCGATTTTGTCTCCAACGACTACGATACGAAATATATTGACGAGAAATATCTAAAATAG